One Diospyros lotus cultivar Yz01 chromosome 1, ASM1463336v1, whole genome shotgun sequence genomic window carries:
- the LOC127806232 gene encoding LOW QUALITY PROTEIN: cation/calcium exchanger 2-like (The sequence of the model RefSeq protein was modified relative to this genomic sequence to represent the inferred CDS: inserted 5 bases in 3 codons) — protein MYIFSTTTSTHQLIPEPDANNYTVNGCTELHNLHNHQAKCSYLRASGCRPPAEAVISCIRLFYCSSPLFLLGLPLLLWLLVLFYLLADTASTYFSSSLQSMSRALKLSPAIAGLTLLSLGNGAPDLFSGIASFMGDGDGNTKLVGLSTILGGALFVSTSVVGIISISIRHSRIQIDKSSFIRNILVFLLCLLGILISGKVNPWGAIXFLTLYPLYVFMASTTQACRSQSPEEDNPALGELSIKDEICCKYTKQKCEPEGRKWSLFEKLVWILELPLSLPRRLTIPVVSEERWSKPFAVASATMAPVSQAAIWSSGAGXVGVGGLVGISLGVLAFFTRERCHPPRKSCLLLGWLGGGFVMSITXVVAQELVALLVSLGRIFGLSPSILGLTVLVWGNSLGDLVANLSMAREGGADGVEVAISGCYGGPIFNTVVGLGLSLALGS, from the exons atgtatatctTCTCAACAACCACTTCGACTCACCAACTAATTCCAGAACCAGATGCTAATAATTACACTGTGAATGGGTGCACAGAGCTTCACAACCTCCATAACCACCAGGCCAAGTGCTCCTATCTCAGGGCCAGCGGCTGCCGTCCCCCAGCAGAAGCCGTCATATCCTGTATCCGCCTCTTCTATTGCTCTTCCCCTCTTTTTCTTCTGGGCCTCCCCCTTCTCCTCTGGCTCCTCGTCCTCTTCTACCTCCTCGCCGACACTGCTTCCACTTACTTCTCCTCTTCCCTGCAAAGCATGTCCAGAGCCCTGAAACTTTCTCCGGCCATAGCAGGCCTCACtctcctttctcttggaaatggcGCGCCCGATCTCTTCTCCGGCATCGCCTCTTTCATGGGAGACGGAGACGGCAACACCAAACTCGTTGGCCTCAGCACCATTCTGGGCGGTGCCCTCTTTGTGTCTACTTCTGTGGTTGGCATCATAAGCATTTCCATCCGCCATAGCCGTATACAGATAGATAAATCCAGTTTCATCAGGAACATCCTCGTCTTCCTTTTGTGTCTACTTGGGATTCTAATATCCGGGAAGGTCAACCCATGGGGCGCAA GTTTCCTCACACTGTACCCTCTATACGTGTTCATGGCCTCCACCACACAGGCTTGTAGATCTCAATCTCCAGAAGAGGACAATCCAGCGTTAGGAGAACTGTCAATTAAAGATGAAATATGCTGCAAATACACCaagcaaaaat GTGAACCGGAAGGCAGAAAATGGAGCTTGTTTGAAAAACTCGTATGGATCCTAGAGCTGCCACTTTCATTGCCAAGAAGGCTAACAATTCCAGTAGTTTCAGAGGAGAGATGGAGCAAGCCATTTGCAGTGGCTTCAGCCACCATGGCCCCTGTTTCACAGGCAGCGATTTGGAGCTCCGGCGCCGG GGTTGGAGTCGGTGGGCTGGTGGGAATAAGCCTTGGAGTTTTGGCATTTTTCACCAGAGAGAGGTGTCACCCACCAAGAAAGAGCTGTTTGTTGCTGGGTTGGCTTGGGGGAGGGTTTGTGATGAGCATTAC TGTTGTAGCCCAAGAACTGGTGGCTCTCTTGGTCTCACTAGGCCGTATATTTGGACTCAGCCCATCAATTCTAGGGCTCACTGTGCTGGTTTGGGGGAACTCTCTGGGGGATTTGGTGGCCAACTTGTCAATGGCAAGGGAGGGTGGGGCAGATGGGGTTGAGGTTGCAATATCTGGGTGCTATGGAGGGCCCATTTTCAACACTGTGGTGGGTTTAGGGCTCTCACTTGCTCTGGGATCATAG
- the LOC127800569 gene encoding uncharacterized protein LOC127800569 encodes MEISAQPLSFPKLPIPRPPSSSSSSPLFFHLRPSAPFLGGVNNSPIKLQCIRSKATHGRSLVAINASGSQATATDNAERWLLEPVGDGDSRHLGFKVSMPGAFEIASNEVTVGRLPEKADMVIPVATVSGLHARIKKKEGSLLVMDLDSTNGTFIDDKRLRPGVAATASSGNCITFGDIHLAMFRVSKIGNVETAGDSEDSEAKPEAEESEESIDNPETTTS; translated from the exons ATGGAAATCTCAGCGCAGCCTCTTTCCTTCCCCAAGCTTCCAATTCCAAGGCCGCcttcttcgtcttcgtcttctcCCCTCTTCTTCCACTTGAGACCGTCTGCCCCTTTTCTTGGCGGCGTCAACAACTCACCCATAAAATTACAGTGTATTAGAAGCAAAGCAACACACGGGAGGAGCCTCGTTGCCATAAATGCTTCTGGGTCTCAAGCCACTGCAACAGATAATGCTGAAAGATGGCTTCTTGAGCCTGTGG GTGATGGTGACTCGAGACACTTAGGTTTCAAAGTTTCGATGCCAGGTGCATTTGAAATAGCTTCG AATGAGGTCACTGTTGGGCGTCTCCCTGAGAAAGCAGATATGGTCATTCCCGTTGCAACAG TATCTGGTCTGCATGCGCGCATTAAGAAGAAGGAGGGGAGTCTTCTGGTGATGGATTTGGACAGCACAAATGGCACATTCATTGATGACAAACGGCTCAGACCTGGTGTTGCTGCTACAGCATCATCTGGAAATTGCATTACCTTTG GTGACATTCATCTGGCAATGTTCCGTGTTTCGAAGATAGGGAATGTGGAAACTGCTGGCGATTCGGAAGATTCTGAAGCTAAACCAGAAGCAGAAGAAAGTGAAGAATCAATAGATAATCCAGAAACTACTACAAGTTAA
- the LOC127793528 gene encoding uncharacterized protein LOC127793528 — MWCDHCLNVCRLKRENSFICCSTCGKILHQIVGRFKSARKGSKRSQNTTSFQVFDVYTPPPLYTSSQDQCTIECGFDEALQNPNPVRDEQPELSSKDGRINKSQNGAHK, encoded by the exons ATGTGGTGCGATCACTGCTTGAACGTCTGCCGACTGAAGCGCGAAAACAGTTTCAT ATGCTGTTCAACTTGCGGGAAGATTCTTCATCAGATTGTTGGCAGATTCAAATCAGCAAGGAAAGGTTCAAAAAGATCACAGAATACTACAAGCTTCCAAGTGTTTGATGTTTATACCCCTCCTCCACTATATACCTCATCGCAGGATCAGTGCACAATTGAGTGTGGTTTTGATGAAGCTTTGCAAAATCCAAACCCAGTCCGTGATGA GCAACCAGAATTATCATCCAAGGATGGGCGCATAAATAAAAGCCAAAATGGTGCACACAAATGA